From the Rhodoferax sp. WC2427 genome, one window contains:
- a CDS encoding cobyric acid synthase: protein MTLAACTMVLGTTSGAGKSWLTTALCRYYARQGLKVAPFKAQNMSNNARVVAAAQGRPKQGTPPSGGSAVHEVTSVGAFFGGGEIGSAQYFQALAARAVPEVRMNPLLLKPERDTHSQVVLLGEVNAELTGMDWRSRSARVWPVVAQALDDLRAEYDVVVIEGAGSPAEINLSSSDIVNMRVARHADARCLLVTDIDRGGAFAHLYGTWALLPPEDRALLHGFVLNKFRGDAALLAPGPQMLQDLTGVPTVATLPMWWQHGLPEEDGVFDDRSRATGTVTRTIAVVAYPRISNLDEFQPLKNVPGVRLVWARSPADLAGADWVILPGSKHTSGDLAWLRQQGLDAAITAHAARGGTVLGICGGLQMLGEALIDLHGIDGNAPGLGLLPLVTQFEVQKTVQHRHTRFAPEMTGPWAALAGVAVAGYEIHHGQTQQHAAMARGGDVARAVLPDGLAWQNAAGNVLGLYLHGLLEDPAALQALFGATVPTLDTVFDGLADYVGIHFQAHFLDGLIRL from the coding sequence ATGACCCTCGCTGCTTGCACCATGGTGCTGGGCACCACCAGCGGCGCTGGCAAAAGCTGGCTGACCACCGCGCTGTGCCGCTACTACGCCCGCCAGGGCCTGAAGGTTGCGCCGTTCAAGGCGCAGAACATGAGCAACAACGCCAGGGTGGTTGCCGCCGCGCAGGGCCGCCCCAAGCAAGGCACGCCCCCATCGGGGGGCAGCGCAGTACACGAAGTGACAAGCGTGGGGGCCTTTTTTGGCGGTGGCGAGATCGGCAGCGCCCAGTATTTCCAGGCGCTGGCGGCGCGCGCCGTGCCCGAGGTGCGCATGAATCCGCTGCTACTCAAGCCCGAGCGCGACACGCACAGCCAGGTGGTGCTGCTGGGCGAAGTCAATGCAGAGCTGACCGGCATGGACTGGCGCAGCCGCAGCGCCCGGGTCTGGCCGGTGGTGGCCCAGGCGCTGGATGATTTGCGCGCCGAATACGACGTGGTGGTGATCGAGGGCGCGGGCTCGCCCGCCGAGATTAACCTCAGCAGCAGCGACATCGTCAACATGCGCGTGGCCCGGCATGCCGATGCCCGCTGCCTGCTGGTCACCGATATCGACCGGGGCGGCGCGTTCGCCCATCTGTATGGCACCTGGGCGCTGCTGCCGCCCGAGGACCGGGCGCTGCTGCACGGCTTTGTGCTGAACAAGTTCCGCGGCGATGCAGCCCTGCTGGCCCCCGGCCCGCAGATGCTGCAAGACCTGACCGGCGTGCCCACCGTGGCCACGCTGCCGATGTGGTGGCAGCATGGCCTGCCCGAGGAAGACGGCGTGTTCGATGACCGCAGCCGCGCGACGGGCACCGTCACCCGCACTATCGCCGTGGTGGCCTACCCGCGCATCAGCAACCTGGACGAGTTCCAGCCACTGAAAAACGTGCCCGGCGTGCGCCTGGTCTGGGCGCGCAGCCCGGCAGATCTGGCGGGGGCCGACTGGGTCATCCTGCCCGGCTCCAAGCACACCAGTGGCGACCTGGCCTGGCTGCGCCAGCAGGGGCTGGATGCCGCCATCACCGCGCACGCGGCGCGCGGCGGCACAGTGCTGGGCATCTGCGGCGGCCTGCAGATGCTGGGTGAGGCGCTGATCGACCTGCACGGCATCGATGGCAACGCGCCCGGCCTGGGCCTGCTGCCGCTGGTCACCCAGTTTGAAGTGCAAAAGACCGTGCAGCACCGGCACACCCGCTTCGCCCCCGAGATGACCGGTCCGTGGGCCGCGCTGGCCGGGGTGGCGGTGGCGGGCTATGAAATCCACCATGGCCAGACCCAGCAGCACGCGGCCATGGCCCGGGGCGGGGACGTGGCGCGGGCGGTGCTACCCGACGGCCTGGCCTGGCAGAACGCGGCGGGCAATGTGCTGGGCCTGTACCTGCACGGCCTGCTGGAAGACCCGGCCGCGCTGCAGGCCCTGTTCGGGGCCACGGTGCCCACGCTGGACACGGTGTTTGACGGCTTGGCGGACTATGTTGGTATACATTTTCAAGCGCATTTTTTAGATGGATTAATTCGCCTTTAG
- a CDS encoding phosphocholine-specific phospholipase C, with protein sequence MTAIDRRSLLRGAAGVGLTAVFPDSIQKALAIPANAVTGTLQDVQHIVVLMQENRSFDHYFGTLRGVRGFSDPRAVRLYGSGNSVFEQPNQNGAGVTQTPATVLPFRPAGADLGLAFLADLAHSWKDAHGAWNGGRYDKWVQNKTSKTMGYLQRSDIPYYFALADAFTVCDAYHCSIMASTDPNRYYLWSGWSGQNGTLSADGAATGSTPGKVVLGSNGNGAAPYGPVVTNAEAGYNWRTYPERLQSAGVSWKIYQDIGVGLTAAGYWGWTGQPYIGNYGDNSLLYFQQYQNAQPGEPLYERARTGTNIYNNGAFNNGALFDQLRSDVLNNTLPQVSWIAAPEAYTEHPNWPTNYGAWYVNNVLAALTANPAVWASTVLIICYDENDGFFDHVVPPTPPMTAAQGLSTVSTANEIYPGNGSATYPAGPYGLGARVPMLVVSPWSKGGWVNSQVFDHTSIVQFIEKRFGVTEPNITPWRRTVCGDLSSTLDFSIASATASRLPSTAAYVPPAADITGSKTYPNLPVAPPANQSMPVQEPGARLARALPYQLQATSVVNPVNQSIGISFGNAGTVGAWFHVRTANGTLAGGSTGPWGYTVEAGKSLSDTWAPPAGSSAYDLAVYGPNGFLRKFAGNLGATAAKLNVQSLYDTASGGISLVVTNVGTTATTVTVTDQYQHTSSHQTVAPGASFRSDWTLQTSARWYDLLVTASSDASFVCQCAGHVETGKHGVSDPLL encoded by the coding sequence ATGACCGCCATCGACCGCCGCTCTCTTCTCCGTGGGGCCGCCGGAGTGGGGCTGACCGCCGTCTTCCCCGACAGCATCCAGAAGGCCCTGGCCATCCCTGCCAACGCGGTGACCGGCACCCTCCAGGACGTGCAGCACATTGTGGTGCTGATGCAGGAGAACCGCTCTTTTGACCACTACTTCGGCACGCTGCGCGGCGTGCGCGGTTTCAGCGACCCGCGCGCGGTGCGCCTGTACGGCTCGGGCAATTCGGTGTTCGAGCAGCCCAACCAGAACGGTGCGGGTGTGACGCAAACGCCCGCCACCGTGCTGCCCTTCCGCCCCGCCGGTGCCGACCTGGGCCTGGCGTTTCTGGCCGACCTGGCCCATTCCTGGAAAGACGCGCACGGGGCCTGGAACGGCGGCCGCTACGACAAATGGGTGCAGAACAAAACCAGCAAAACCATGGGCTACCTGCAGCGCAGCGACATCCCCTACTACTTTGCGCTGGCCGATGCCTTCACCGTGTGCGATGCCTACCACTGCTCCATCATGGCCTCCACCGACCCGAACCGCTACTACCTGTGGAGCGGCTGGTCGGGCCAGAACGGCACGCTGAGCGCCGATGGCGCGGCCACCGGCAGCACCCCCGGCAAGGTGGTGCTGGGCAGCAACGGCAACGGTGCTGCGCCCTACGGCCCGGTGGTCACCAATGCCGAGGCGGGCTACAACTGGCGCACCTACCCCGAACGGCTGCAAAGCGCCGGGGTGAGCTGGAAGATCTACCAGGACATCGGCGTGGGCCTGACCGCCGCGGGCTACTGGGGCTGGACCGGCCAGCCCTACATCGGCAACTACGGCGACAACTCGCTGCTGTACTTCCAGCAGTACCAGAACGCCCAGCCCGGCGAGCCGCTGTACGAGCGCGCCCGCACCGGCACCAACATCTACAACAACGGCGCATTCAACAACGGCGCGCTGTTCGACCAGCTGCGCAGCGACGTGCTGAACAACACCCTGCCCCAGGTGTCGTGGATTGCCGCGCCCGAGGCCTATACCGAGCACCCCAATTGGCCCACCAACTACGGCGCCTGGTACGTCAACAACGTGCTGGCTGCGCTGACCGCCAACCCCGCCGTCTGGGCCAGCACCGTGCTGATCATTTGCTACGACGAAAACGACGGCTTCTTCGACCACGTGGTGCCGCCCACCCCGCCGATGACGGCCGCACAGGGCCTGTCCACCGTCAGCACCGCCAATGAAATCTACCCCGGCAACGGCAGCGCCACCTACCCCGCCGGGCCTTACGGCCTGGGCGCGCGGGTGCCGATGCTGGTGGTGTCGCCCTGGAGCAAGGGCGGCTGGGTCAACTCCCAGGTGTTTGACCACACCTCCATCGTCCAATTCATCGAAAAGCGCTTTGGCGTGACCGAGCCCAACATCACCCCGTGGCGGCGTACCGTCTGCGGCGACCTGAGCTCGACCCTGGACTTCTCGATCGCCAGCGCCACCGCCTCGCGCCTGCCCAGCACCGCCGCCTATGTGCCACCCGCCGCCGACATCACCGGCAGCAAGACCTACCCCAACCTGCCGGTCGCCCCGCCTGCCAACCAGAGCATGCCGGTGCAGGAGCCCGGTGCCCGCCTGGCCCGCGCCCTGCCCTACCAGCTGCAAGCCACCAGCGTGGTGAACCCGGTGAACCAAAGCATCGGTATCAGCTTCGGCAACGCCGGAACGGTGGGCGCGTGGTTCCATGTGCGCACCGCCAACGGCACGCTGGCCGGTGGCTCGACCGGCCCCTGGGGCTACACGGTAGAGGCAGGCAAGTCGCTGTCCGATACCTGGGCCCCGCCCGCTGGCTCCAGCGCCTACGACCTGGCGGTGTACGGGCCGAATGGCTTTTTGCGCAAGTTTGCAGGCAACCTGGGTGCCACGGCAGCCAAGCTCAATGTCCAAAGCCTGTACGACACGGCCAGCGGCGGCATCTCGCTGGTGGTGACCAACGTGGGCACCACCGCCACTACCGTAACCGTGACCGACCAGTACCAGCACACCAGCTCGCACCAGACGGTGGCCCCCGGTGCCAGCTTCCGATCGGACTGGACGCTGCAAACCAGCGCCCGCTGGTACGACCTGCTGGTCACCGCCAGCAGCGATGCCAGCTTCGTCTGCCAGTGCGCAGGCCATGTGGAAACCGGCAAGCACGGCGTGAGCGATCCGCTGCTGTGA